The Rhodocytophaga rosea genome has a segment encoding these proteins:
- a CDS encoding DUF3078 domain-containing protein gives MIKNYLAALLIILCTTAGLAQTDTTYWRKSLSTGANINQSSFSDNWKAGGVNSIALSLFLNAKANYLKDKISWDNASELQYGLIKNAKQDMRKSLDRIFLDSKVGYKLSGHWNAFVSGNFITQFGPGYIYDTDAAGSDSLISAFMAPGFLTFALGFEYKPVPWFSLRLSPFAPRFTFLTNDAVAENQRYGVPVGKTIRTEWLAAMVQADLEKDIATNLNLKVNYLAYANYETLAFNTIDHRISTTLTAKVNRFISVNLTGILLYDRDQDTDVQLSQTLGLGILYNVQNFTDPK, from the coding sequence ATGATCAAAAATTATCTCGCAGCTTTGCTCATTATCTTATGTACAACTGCCGGTCTTGCCCAGACAGATACTACCTATTGGCGAAAATCTTTGTCAACCGGAGCTAACATTAACCAGTCTTCCTTCAGCGATAACTGGAAAGCAGGTGGAGTGAATTCTATTGCCTTGTCTTTGTTTTTAAATGCGAAAGCCAATTACCTGAAAGATAAGATTTCCTGGGATAATGCTTCTGAACTGCAGTATGGATTAATTAAAAATGCCAAACAGGATATGCGTAAAAGCCTTGACCGTATTTTCCTGGATTCCAAAGTAGGCTATAAGCTCAGCGGACACTGGAATGCGTTTGTATCCGGAAACTTTATTACTCAGTTTGGCCCAGGCTATATTTATGATACGGATGCTGCCGGTAGTGACTCGCTCATTTCTGCTTTTATGGCACCTGGTTTCCTCACATTTGCCCTGGGTTTTGAATACAAGCCAGTACCCTGGTTTTCCCTGCGGTTGAGCCCATTTGCCCCCAGGTTTACATTCCTGACCAACGATGCCGTGGCTGAGAATCAGCGCTATGGCGTGCCAGTAGGCAAAACCATTCGGACGGAATGGCTGGCGGCTATGGTACAGGCGGATCTGGAGAAAGATATTGCCACTAATCTCAACCTGAAAGTTAATTACCTGGCCTATGCCAACTACGAAACATTGGCATTTAATACCATCGACCACCGCATTAGCACCACACTTACGGCTAAGGTAAACCGCTTTATCAGTGTAAACCTGACTGGTATTCTGCTCTACGACCGAGACCAGGACACAGATGTTCAGTTAAGCCAGACACTGGGACTAGGCATTCTGTATAATGTGCAGAATTTTACTGATCCTAAGTAA
- a CDS encoding TetR/AcrR family transcriptional regulator, translating to MARTKEFDTKEVLEKAVELFSCKGYNGASMQDVVDCLGLSRSSLYDTFGDKRQLYLEALKRYKQQNTAAVVDLIHQSKDIKSTIREMLLTAVQESFQDQQRKGCFMVNTAVEMAPHDPEFARLVQANMQEVENAFCEAIKNSQSLGQMSAVHEPRSLARFIFNTISGLRVAAKSGADKKVFDDIINVTMSVL from the coding sequence ATGGCAAGAACAAAAGAGTTTGATACCAAAGAAGTGCTGGAAAAAGCAGTGGAGTTATTCTCGTGTAAAGGGTATAATGGCGCTTCTATGCAGGATGTGGTGGATTGCCTGGGATTGAGCCGTTCGAGCTTATATGATACTTTTGGAGATAAACGCCAGTTATATCTGGAAGCCTTAAAAAGATACAAACAGCAAAATACGGCTGCTGTAGTTGACCTCATCCATCAATCGAAGGATATTAAAAGTACAATCCGGGAAATGTTATTAACTGCGGTACAAGAAAGCTTCCAGGACCAGCAGCGCAAGGGTTGTTTTATGGTTAATACGGCCGTAGAGATGGCTCCCCACGACCCGGAATTTGCTCGGCTGGTGCAGGCGAATATGCAGGAAGTAGAAAATGCTTTTTGTGAAGCCATTAAAAATAGCCAGTCTCTGGGGCAGATGTCAGCTGTGCACGAACCCAGGTCACTGGCCAGGTTTATTTTTAATACCATATCAGGTTTACGGGTAGCTGCAAAATCTGGTGCCGACAAAAAGGTATTTGATGATATTATAAACGTAACCATGTCGGTATTGTAG
- a CDS encoding GTP cyclohydrolase II: MIVKLAEGKLRTAFGDYTEMLFYDGQKECIAMVMGDVKDRQDVLCRIHSSCIYGHYFNSVECDCRQQMELSQQLIQQAGFGIIIWLEQEGKGNGHFALLKSKEYKQKGFSQADAYEAVGFKKDARDYRNVAEILQQIGVSSIRMLTDNPKKAETLIQYGVNVAGISSTKV, translated from the coding sequence ATGATTGTAAAACTTGCAGAAGGAAAACTTAGAACTGCTTTTGGAGACTATACAGAAATGTTGTTTTATGATGGACAAAAAGAGTGCATTGCCATGGTAATGGGCGATGTAAAAGATAGACAGGATGTATTATGCCGGATACATTCTTCCTGTATATATGGCCATTATTTTAATAGTGTTGAATGCGATTGCAGGCAGCAAATGGAACTTTCCCAGCAATTAATCCAGCAAGCAGGTTTCGGAATCATTATCTGGCTGGAGCAGGAAGGCAAAGGAAATGGGCATTTTGCACTGCTAAAAAGCAAAGAATATAAACAGAAAGGATTTTCACAGGCAGATGCTTACGAGGCAGTAGGCTTTAAAAAAGATGCAAGAGATTACCGGAATGTGGCGGAAATACTTCAGCAAATAGGGGTAAGCTCCATCCGCATGCTGACCGACAATCCTAAAAAAGCCGAAACACTTATCCAATACGGCGTAAATGTAGCTGGAATTAGCTCTACCAAAGTGTAA
- a CDS encoding META domain-containing protein — protein sequence MKKTILLLCLAVLFTSSCSSSKNSPGGNSLSSIMQVLNARWALQSIAGQTGLGDLFGEQMPFLQFDTQASRVSGNNGCNSLAGPLKIEAGNKISFANMVSTRKACPGQGESVFMNALNKVTNFKVDNGVLKLLNQGEEVMSFIKGDN from the coding sequence ATGAAAAAAACCATTTTGCTGCTATGCCTGGCAGTTCTATTTACCTCTTCCTGTTCTTCTTCTAAAAATTCACCAGGAGGCAATTCATTAAGTAGTATCATGCAAGTATTAAATGCCAGGTGGGCGCTGCAGTCTATAGCCGGACAAACAGGTTTGGGAGATTTATTCGGAGAACAAATGCCTTTTCTGCAATTCGATACACAAGCCAGCCGGGTAAGCGGGAATAATGGCTGTAATTCCCTGGCTGGTCCGCTAAAAATAGAAGCCGGCAACAAAATCAGTTTTGCCAATATGGTAAGCACCAGAAAAGCTTGCCCTGGGCAGGGAGAAAGTGTGTTTATGAATGCATTGAATAAAGTAACTAATTTCAAAGTGGATAATGGCGTACTCAAATTACTGAACCAGGGCGAAGAAGTAATGAGCTTTATCAAAGGAGATAACTAA
- a CDS encoding mechanosensitive ion channel family protein: protein MEKFEIYARRIVEQGILFIPSLVLALFTLVVGWWIIGRLGHLASKAMARLDISLRTFLTSIVIITLKILLIISVAGMVGFQTTSFIAILGAAGLAIGLALQGTLSNFAGGVLILIFKPFKVGDVVEMQGQKGVVTEIQIFNSILVTPKGETIILANGAVAGGTIVNSTSEGKLLVEILVDLESNTDIDMVRFLMIPMLQQDERILKDPGPAVLIAELKPGGIVVAFRAYTLPGDNVAVTGSMREKIRAVLAKNNIGSPIPHSFVHTVPMQVPSVASQS from the coding sequence ATGGAAAAGTTTGAGATCTATGCCCGGAGAATAGTTGAACAAGGTATTTTGTTCATTCCTTCCTTAGTGCTCGCCTTGTTTACACTGGTAGTGGGCTGGTGGATTATCGGTCGTCTGGGACATCTGGCCAGCAAAGCCATGGCCCGGCTCGATATTTCCCTCAGGACATTTCTGACCAGTATCGTCATCATTACCCTTAAAATACTGCTCATCATCAGTGTGGCAGGTATGGTTGGTTTCCAGACCACTTCCTTTATAGCCATTTTAGGTGCGGCTGGTCTGGCTATTGGACTTGCCTTGCAGGGAACCTTATCTAATTTTGCGGGTGGTGTATTAATTCTGATTTTCAAGCCATTTAAAGTAGGGGATGTAGTAGAAATGCAGGGGCAAAAAGGCGTGGTTACAGAAATACAGATTTTCAATTCCATTCTGGTAACGCCCAAAGGAGAAACCATCATTCTGGCCAATGGAGCTGTAGCCGGAGGCACCATTGTGAACAGCACCAGTGAGGGAAAATTGCTGGTTGAAATTCTGGTAGACCTGGAGAGTAATACCGATATTGATATGGTGCGTTTCCTGATGATCCCTATGCTACAGCAGGACGAACGTATACTGAAAGATCCTGGTCCTGCCGTACTTATCGCCGAATTGAAGCCTGGCGGTATTGTAGTTGCTTTCCGTGCCTATACGTTGCCTGGAGATAATGTAGCCGTAACTGGTAGTATGCGGGAAAAAATACGGGCAGTGCTGGCTAAGAATAATATCGGATCACCTATTCCGCATTCTTTTGTCCATACAGTTCCTATGCAGGTACCCTCTGTTGCCTCACAATCTTAA
- the mscL gene encoding large conductance mechanosensitive channel protein MscL: MSILKDFREFAMRGNVVDLAVGVIIGAAFGQIVNSVVKDLIMPLVGIAGSVDFTNKYLPLSDKVRSAMNLPDGSVLGLEKARELGPVFAYGNFITVLINFIILAFIIFLLVRAMNNLMKKKVEAPAVPPAPTKEEVLLTEMRDSLRQIATNGRIVS, encoded by the coding sequence ATGTCAATTTTAAAAGATTTTAGAGAGTTTGCCATGCGGGGCAATGTGGTTGACCTCGCCGTGGGCGTTATTATTGGTGCCGCTTTCGGGCAAATTGTGAACTCCGTGGTAAAAGACCTGATCATGCCACTGGTCGGCATTGCCGGTTCGGTGGATTTTACCAATAAATACCTGCCGCTGTCCGATAAAGTCCGATCGGCCATGAACCTTCCGGATGGCAGCGTTTTGGGCCTTGAGAAGGCCAGAGAACTGGGACCGGTGTTTGCGTATGGTAATTTTATTACGGTGCTGATTAACTTTATTATTCTGGCCTTCATCATTTTCCTGCTGGTAAGGGCTATGAATAATTTGATGAAGAAAAAAGTAGAAGCGCCTGCTGTACCTCCTGCCCCCACCAAAGAAGAAGTATTACTTACTGAAATGCGGGATTCTCTTAGACAGATTGCTACCAACGGACGCATTGTTTCCTAA
- a CDS encoding FMN-dependent NADH-azoreductase — MKLLNIIASPRGPKSRTLSIAREFLHTLQEKYPELIIEDLDLFKENLPDVFWGEVAAKYVLMQGGVLDKNSQISWNRILNYSKAFLEADLYLISTPMWNFSIPYKLKQYIDIIVQAGVLFKITERGVEGLVKNKKMVCITTRGNDYGEGMPMHACDFQEPYLRSIFGLVGITDITFVNAQPLDFHPSLTTARLDVAKEEARAIAATYEMPLVVSDNGVQQV; from the coding sequence ATGAAATTGTTAAACATTATCGCTTCTCCCAGAGGCCCAAAGTCCCGCACGCTTAGTATTGCCAGGGAATTTCTTCACACCTTACAGGAAAAATATCCTGAGCTCATCATTGAGGATCTGGACCTTTTTAAAGAAAACCTCCCGGATGTATTCTGGGGAGAGGTAGCTGCCAAATATGTCCTGATGCAAGGAGGCGTACTGGATAAAAATTCCCAGATCTCCTGGAACCGGATTTTAAACTATTCTAAAGCTTTTTTGGAAGCAGATCTGTATCTGATCTCTACGCCAATGTGGAATTTTTCTATTCCCTACAAACTCAAGCAATATATAGACATTATTGTACAGGCAGGAGTTCTGTTTAAGATCACCGAAAGAGGGGTAGAAGGTCTGGTTAAGAATAAGAAAATGGTTTGTATCACTACCAGGGGAAATGATTATGGCGAAGGAATGCCTATGCATGCCTGTGATTTTCAGGAACCGTATTTACGCTCTATTTTTGGCCTTGTCGGCATTACAGACATCACATTTGTTAATGCCCAGCCGCTTGATTTTCATCCCTCACTTACAACGGCCAGGCTTGATGTAGCGAAAGAAGAAGCCAGAGCCATAGCTGCTACTTATGAAATGCCACTGGTTGTTTCGGATAATGGTGTTCAACAGGTATGA
- a CDS encoding aminotransferase class V-fold PLP-dependent enzyme, with translation MQAEQHLPFELPPVTFYPGPSKVYLQLSRYMQDAFTQGILSINHRSATFMEICRKAIEHTQAKLNLPDGYKVLFVSSATESWEIIAQSLIGRKSFHLYNGAFGQKWMEYTQKIHPASNGFQFDVNQALSPDDIQVPADAECIALTQNETSNGTQVSNAIITQFKQKYPHMLVAVDATSSLGGIKLDFIAADIWFASVQKCLGLPAGLGLLIVSPRAMERAREIGDNTYYNSLLFMAENIEKYQTHYTPNVLNIYLLMRVMEEVEDISIIDKRTRQQAHAWYHFFEKYTSVSPIVTNTAVRSDTVIAIGADKQQIAFIKERTKQAGIIIGNGYGSWKETSFRIANFPAISLQEIQDLQHCLAGVL, from the coding sequence ATGCAAGCAGAGCAACATCTCCCGTTTGAACTTCCCCCGGTTACATTTTATCCAGGACCTTCCAAGGTGTATCTGCAACTGAGCCGGTATATGCAGGATGCTTTTACACAAGGTATCCTGAGTATTAACCACCGGAGTGCCACTTTTATGGAAATCTGCCGGAAAGCCATTGAGCATACCCAGGCGAAATTAAATCTTCCGGACGGGTACAAAGTGCTGTTTGTTTCTTCTGCCACCGAAAGCTGGGAAATTATAGCCCAGTCTCTTATTGGCCGCAAAAGTTTTCATCTCTATAACGGCGCTTTCGGCCAGAAATGGATGGAATATACACAAAAGATTCACCCAGCTTCCAATGGCTTTCAGTTCGATGTAAACCAGGCGCTTTCTCCAGATGATATACAGGTGCCTGCCGATGCAGAATGTATAGCCCTTACACAAAATGAAACTTCCAACGGAACACAGGTTTCGAATGCAATCATTACACAATTTAAACAGAAATACCCGCATATGCTGGTGGCGGTAGATGCCACTTCTTCACTGGGAGGAATTAAACTGGATTTTATAGCCGCCGACATCTGGTTTGCTTCGGTACAAAAATGCCTGGGATTACCTGCCGGTCTGGGCTTACTTATTGTTTCTCCCAGGGCTATGGAAAGAGCCAGAGAGATTGGAGATAATACCTATTACAATAGCCTGCTGTTTATGGCAGAAAATATAGAAAAATACCAGACGCATTATACGCCCAATGTACTCAATATTTACCTGCTCATGCGGGTGATGGAGGAAGTGGAAGATATCAGTATTATTGACAAACGTACCCGGCAGCAGGCACATGCGTGGTATCATTTTTTTGAAAAATATACCTCTGTTTCTCCAATAGTGACCAATACTGCCGTCCGCTCGGATACGGTGATTGCCATTGGGGCAGATAAACAGCAGATCGCTTTTATTAAAGAAAGAACCAAACAGGCTGGCATTATAATAGGCAATGGCTATGGCAGCTGGAAGGAAACAAGTTTCCGGATCGCTAATTTTCCGGCTATCAGCCTGCAGGAAATCCAAGATCTGCAACACTGCCTGGCCGGGGTTTTGTAA
- a CDS encoding lipase family protein: MRIKLRTAFFACIFLISAGSYGQVLQPGFDKAEFVELLKVFSRWGDSTFYKGIPESQEYRRVYSSPIMGLENKWELLSSKTRNVALINLRGTTTDPVSWLENFYAAMVPASGSMILAKNMKFDYQLATNPRAAVHVGWLIGIGFLAADILPKMDSCYKAGTKDFIIHGHSQGGALAYLLTAHLYSLIDSGKLLKDIQLKTYCAAGPKPGNLYFAYDYEKRTMGGWAYNIVNSADWVPEVPISIQTVNDFNQTNPFVNARKGFKKEPLARRVALNHVYSQLTKHTLRAQRRYQKYLGKTTSRFVKSHLKDIELPKYVDSNHYVRTGNFIVLEADETYYKQFPDSETKVFTHHLIQPYLYLTEKLK; the protein is encoded by the coding sequence ATGCGAATTAAATTACGTACAGCCTTTTTTGCCTGTATATTTCTTATTTCTGCCGGCAGCTATGGACAGGTTTTACAACCTGGTTTTGATAAAGCAGAATTTGTTGAATTACTGAAAGTGTTTTCCAGATGGGGAGATTCAACCTTTTACAAGGGCATTCCCGAATCCCAGGAATACCGGAGGGTATACAGCTCTCCTATTATGGGTTTAGAAAATAAATGGGAACTGCTCTCCAGTAAAACCCGAAATGTAGCCCTCATTAACCTCCGGGGCACCACCACCGACCCTGTAAGCTGGCTGGAGAATTTTTATGCAGCTATGGTTCCTGCTTCCGGTTCGATGATTTTAGCCAAAAACATGAAATTTGATTACCAACTGGCTACTAATCCCAGGGCGGCTGTACATGTAGGATGGCTGATAGGCATAGGGTTTTTAGCGGCAGATATTTTACCCAAAATGGATTCATGCTATAAAGCAGGTACCAAAGATTTTATCATTCACGGCCATAGCCAGGGAGGCGCACTGGCTTACCTGCTTACCGCCCACCTCTATAGCCTGATCGATTCCGGAAAATTGCTTAAAGACATACAACTGAAAACCTATTGTGCGGCAGGGCCAAAACCTGGCAACTTGTATTTTGCCTATGATTATGAAAAACGTACGATGGGCGGCTGGGCGTATAATATCGTAAATTCTGCCGATTGGGTGCCGGAAGTGCCCATTTCCATTCAAACCGTAAATGATTTTAACCAGACCAATCCCTTTGTAAATGCCAGGAAAGGATTTAAAAAAGAACCGCTTGCCAGGAGAGTTGCCTTGAATCATGTGTATTCCCAGCTTACTAAACATACCTTGCGGGCACAAAGGCGTTACCAGAAATACCTGGGTAAAACAACCTCCCGGTTTGTAAAATCGCATTTAAAGGATATAGAACTTCCAAAATATGTAGATTCCAACCATTATGTGCGAACAGGCAACTTTATTGTGCTGGAAGCCGACGAAACCTACTATAAACAATTCCCGGATAGTGAAACAAAGGTGTTTACCCATCACCTGATTCAGCCTTATCTCTACCTGACCGAAAAACTCAAGTAA
- a CDS encoding SDR family oxidoreductase, with product MTNLANKVAVVTGGNSGIGLATAREFVAQGASVIITGRKQAAIDTAVSELGSTVAGILSDTSDLDQIDNLVESVKTRYGLVDILFINAGVASFSPISQVNEQHFDEIMNVNFKGAFFTLNKFIPLLKEGASVIFLSSINATSGMPNTAVYAASKAAVHSLVKVASTELAAKKIRVNAVSPGPINTPIFGKTGLDQASLQGFATAMQDRIPLKRFGASEEVAKLVSFLASDDATFITGSEYVIDGGINVNPVLS from the coding sequence ATGACTAATTTAGCAAACAAGGTAGCCGTTGTAACCGGTGGTAACAGCGGAATTGGCCTGGCCACAGCCAGAGAATTTGTGGCACAAGGAGCCAGCGTGATCATTACCGGACGTAAACAAGCAGCTATTGATACGGCAGTTTCAGAATTGGGTAGTACAGTAGCAGGCATTCTGTCTGATACCTCAGATCTGGATCAAATAGACAATCTGGTAGAATCAGTAAAAACAAGATATGGCCTTGTAGATATTCTGTTTATCAACGCCGGTGTAGCCTCTTTTTCGCCCATATCCCAGGTAAATGAGCAGCATTTTGATGAAATTATGAATGTGAATTTTAAAGGAGCCTTTTTTACGCTTAATAAATTTATTCCCTTGCTGAAAGAAGGCGCTTCTGTTATTTTCCTTTCTTCTATCAATGCCACTTCCGGCATGCCTAATACAGCTGTATATGCTGCCAGTAAAGCAGCCGTACACTCATTGGTAAAAGTAGCTTCAACAGAACTGGCGGCTAAAAAAATAAGAGTGAATGCCGTAAGTCCCGGACCAATCAATACACCAATATTTGGAAAAACCGGCCTCGACCAGGCAAGTTTGCAGGGTTTTGCCACTGCCATGCAAGATAGAATTCCGCTGAAACGTTTCGGTGCTTCCGAAGAAGTAGCCAAACTGGTTTCGTTCCTGGCCAGCGATGATGCTACTTTCATTACAGGGTCTGAATATGTAATTGACGGCGGAATTAATGTAAATCCGGTATTAAGCTAA
- a CDS encoding DUF4397 domain-containing protein, translating to MRFKIVFFLALLIISACSNWKEEPAISKVIFINALPGSNEATLLFDGQPLNTKPLVYDTFTTSYRDIRAGRRMVSVKLSEYSEPSEEDTFYVPEFSYFTAYITKDITQTPEVGRLYFYQDAIIKPAAGKANVRFMNLYPDKTAEIDLMVSGRTDALFTKQTFGKITAFVSTDTSSYYTFRLRQKGVVIPNTVYNLKITRQNNYTILLTDSLGNATGEKKPRLQLITHQQ from the coding sequence ATGCGTTTTAAGATTGTGTTTTTTCTTGCCCTGCTTATTATTTCCGCCTGTTCCAACTGGAAAGAAGAGCCTGCTATATCCAAAGTCATTTTTATCAATGCCTTACCAGGAAGCAATGAAGCCACCCTCCTGTTTGATGGACAACCGCTAAATACCAAACCATTGGTTTATGATACTTTTACTACTTCCTACCGGGATATACGGGCAGGCCGAAGGATGGTATCCGTGAAACTGTCGGAATATTCCGAACCTAGTGAAGAGGATACTTTCTATGTTCCAGAGTTTAGTTACTTTACAGCTTATATTACCAAAGACATTACACAAACTCCGGAAGTAGGCAGATTGTATTTTTATCAGGATGCAATAATAAAACCTGCTGCCGGCAAAGCAAATGTGCGTTTTATGAATCTGTATCCGGATAAAACTGCAGAAATTGATTTAATGGTAAGTGGCCGAACGGATGCCCTTTTTACAAAGCAAACATTCGGAAAAATAACTGCATTCGTTTCTACCGATACCTCCTCCTACTATACTTTCAGACTTCGCCAGAAAGGCGTTGTTATACCTAATACTGTGTATAATTTAAAAATTACCCGGCAAAATAATTATACCATCCTGCTTACTGATTCTTTAGGCAATGCAACGGGAGAAAAAAAGCCCAGATTGCAACTGATTACGCACCAGCAATGA
- a CDS encoding L,D-transpeptidase family protein — protein sequence MPSPSTVRNSLVILLFLGIVLSQCQKKQDQPEQTPASSQTQTTPIQQELTLDTAKVAQYIQQQVENLLIGEKVILSGDSVFSRKVLPQLYQNRSFRPAWLDTAYAATLLKAIASADQEGLMKEEYHYTALTSLKKQLDQQETDSASILAQFDILLTDGILKYGNHLLNGKILPKDYISTWNYKERMVGDTIVDAFQKAMHARTIVKELDNLKPDMRIYTFFKEKLVQFHTLAQGDTLPNIPEVTTSIRPKTSQPAIALIKDRLRFWGYLPARTDTAREYYDDSLLVAVKQFQAMHALEADGVIGKTTIREMNTPVKDRIDQIRINLERLRWVASSLSDRYMIVNIAAFELYLFEQRKLLWSTNVMTGAVTTSTPIFKSQISYLVFNPTWTVPTSIVNSSIIPGIKRDASYLAKNHYTLVSYSGKTVSAESINRSTISARNFPYSVVQTPGSHNALGKVKFMFPNQYAIYLHDTPSKHLFTKTDRAFSHGCIRVQDPLKLAQILLADTLNWSAGKIQQVVGEGTTKTVFLKNKLDIMIMYWTTGMDASGYIKFYKDIYKRDPELLKALNQFT from the coding sequence ATGCCGTCACCATCAACCGTCAGAAATTCTCTGGTAATCCTCTTATTCCTGGGAATAGTGCTGAGCCAGTGCCAGAAAAAACAGGACCAGCCAGAACAGACTCCTGCTTCTTCCCAGACACAAACAACACCTATCCAACAAGAGCTTACGCTTGACACAGCAAAAGTAGCCCAGTATATTCAGCAACAGGTAGAAAATTTATTAATAGGCGAGAAAGTAATTTTGTCCGGCGATTCTGTTTTTTCCAGAAAAGTACTGCCGCAGCTATATCAAAACCGCAGCTTCCGTCCGGCCTGGCTCGATACTGCCTATGCAGCCACTTTGCTGAAAGCGATTGCTAGTGCCGACCAGGAAGGCCTGATGAAAGAAGAATACCACTATACAGCCCTCACTTCCCTTAAAAAGCAACTCGATCAGCAGGAGACCGATTCAGCCAGTATATTGGCCCAGTTTGACATTTTACTTACCGATGGTATACTCAAGTATGGCAATCACCTGTTGAATGGAAAAATTTTGCCTAAAGACTATATCTCCACCTGGAACTACAAAGAACGCATGGTAGGCGATACCATTGTAGATGCCTTTCAGAAAGCCATGCATGCCAGAACCATAGTGAAAGAACTCGACAACCTGAAACCGGATATGCGCATCTATACTTTTTTCAAGGAAAAATTAGTTCAGTTCCATACCCTTGCCCAAGGTGATACTTTACCCAACATACCTGAAGTAACGACTTCTATCCGCCCAAAAACCAGCCAGCCGGCAATTGCCCTGATTAAAGACAGGCTCCGCTTCTGGGGATATCTTCCGGCCAGAACCGATACCGCCAGAGAATACTATGATGATAGCCTGCTGGTGGCTGTGAAGCAATTTCAGGCCATGCATGCCCTTGAAGCAGACGGCGTAATTGGCAAAACTACCATCCGGGAAATGAATACACCAGTGAAAGACCGCATCGACCAGATCCGGATTAATCTGGAACGCCTCCGCTGGGTAGCTTCCAGCCTCTCAGACCGGTATATGATTGTAAATATTGCCGCCTTTGAATTGTATTTATTTGAACAACGGAAATTGCTCTGGAGTACCAACGTTATGACAGGCGCTGTAACTACTTCTACACCTATTTTTAAATCGCAGATCAGTTACCTGGTATTTAACCCCACCTGGACGGTTCCCACTAGTATTGTCAATAGCTCTATTATTCCAGGCATCAAACGGGATGCTTCTTATTTGGCTAAAAACCATTATACGCTGGTTTCCTACAGTGGCAAAACGGTGTCTGCTGAAAGCATTAACCGGAGCACGATTTCTGCCAGGAACTTTCCCTATTCAGTTGTACAAACGCCAGGTTCACACAATGCCCTGGGCAAAGTAAAATTTATGTTTCCTAACCAGTATGCCATTTACCTGCATGATACGCCCAGCAAACATTTGTTTACAAAAACAGACCGGGCTTTTAGTCATGGATGTATCCGGGTACAAGATCCTTTGAAATTAGCCCAAATCCTGCTTGCTGACACTCTGAACTGGAGTGCCGGAAAAATTCAGCAAGTGGTAGGTGAGGGGACCACCAAAACGGTTTTTCTGAAAAATAAACTCGATATTATGATCATGTACTGGACTACCGGAATGGATGCCAGTGGCTATATCAAGTTTTACAAAGACATTTACAAACGAGATCCCGAATTACTGAAAGCCTTAAATCAGTTCACGTAG
- a CDS encoding META domain-containing protein, which produces MGTGGLVIPDRSDVDFVASGEKPQWTLEIDFSNLIHFYSAQTGSVYMPVTVPVKDESNGKVTYVTSSGSEKIQITMQAVACSSHGAENGFTYKVEVTYKNNTYTGCGHYLFPAERLHDIWVLEALNERKVSATAFLKGIPTLEIFVLEQKGLGTTGCNSFGGQVMIEKEKIRFLQLVATEMACAGSLEKEFLQALDKTNVYQLDSGKLILLKDKSEVLRFKKVD; this is translated from the coding sequence ATGGGCACTGGCGGGTTAGTCATACCAGACCGGTCGGATGTCGATTTTGTAGCTTCGGGTGAAAAACCACAATGGACCCTGGAAATAGATTTTAGTAACCTGATCCATTTTTATTCAGCCCAGACAGGTTCTGTGTATATGCCCGTAACAGTTCCGGTAAAAGATGAAAGTAATGGTAAAGTAACCTATGTGACTTCTTCCGGTTCAGAGAAAATACAGATCACAATGCAGGCAGTAGCTTGTAGCAGCCATGGAGCGGAAAACGGATTTACTTACAAGGTAGAAGTAACCTATAAAAACAATACCTATACTGGCTGTGGACACTATCTTTTTCCGGCAGAAAGGTTGCATGATATCTGGGTACTGGAAGCCTTGAATGAGCGGAAAGTTTCAGCAACAGCATTTCTTAAGGGAATTCCAACCCTGGAAATTTTTGTGCTGGAACAAAAGGGGTTAGGCACTACCGGCTGTAATTCCTTTGGTGGCCAGGTTATGATAGAGAAAGAGAAGATCCGTTTTTTACAGCTGGTAGCTACTGAAATGGCTTGTGCAGGCAGTCTGGAAAAAGAGTTCTTACAGGCGTTAGATAAAACAAATGTGTACCAGCTAGATTCCGGAAAATTGATTCTGCTGAAAGATAAATCGGAAGTGCTTCGTTTTAAGAAAGTTGATTAA